A window of Vigna unguiculata cultivar IT97K-499-35 chromosome 4, ASM411807v1, whole genome shotgun sequence contains these coding sequences:
- the LOC114180462 gene encoding protein FAR1-RELATED SEQUENCE 5-like — MCFDSLDDVKQFYKNYGIRSGFGIRTRTSARGEDNEINYIKLVCSREGNYVSAIPPELKTVPTKAKQCKASITAAKKDGQWFIRSVVTDHSHDISPKKSRLIRGNRKVDMHSRQTVETNDDAGVRINKSFRSLVSEAGGYENVNFIERDVRNYIGQQRRSLCKDGDGQALLRHFSKMRELNNDFFFEIDMDEDNRICNVFWADARSRAASEDFGDVVSFDTTYLTNKYDMPFAPFVGVNHHGHSILLGCGLVSAEDTRSFVWIFECWLRCMYNKPPKELLPTNVRQCLMQLEKFSLLPNIDGVYGT; from the coding sequence ATGTGTTTTGATAGCTTAGATGatgtaaaacaattttataaaaattacggTATTAGAAGCGGCTTTGGTATTCGCACCAGGACTTCAGCAAGGGGCGAAGACAATGAAATCAACTACATCAAGTTGGTGTGTTCACGAGAGGGAAATTATGTGTCCGCTATTCCCCCGGAATTGAAGACCGTCCCAACTAAAGCAAAACAGTGTAAAGCTTCAATCACTGCAGCAAAGAAAGACGGACAATGGTTCATTAGGAGCGTTGTAACTGATCACAGTCATGACATTAGTCCGAAGAAGTCAAGGCTAATACGGGGCAACCGTAAAGTTGACATGCATTCAAGGCAAACTGTTGAGACTAACGATGACGCTGGTGTCCGAATTAACAAAAGTTTCCGCTCTCTTGTCTCTGAAGCAGGTGGATATGAAAACGTTAACTTCATTGAACGTGATGTTCGCAACTACATTGGTCAACAAAGGCGATCATTGTGTAAGGATGGGGATGGGCAGGCCCTTTTAcgacatttttcaaaaatgcGGGAATTAAACAAcgacttcttctttgaaattgacATGGACGAAGACAACCGTATATGTAATGTTTTTTGGGCCGATGCGCGCAGTAGAGCGGCATCTGAGGATTTTGGTGATGTTGTGTCTTTTGACACCACATATCTGACCAACAAATATGACATGCCTTTCGCTCCTTTTGTAGGTGTTAATCACCATGGACACTCCATTTTATTAGGTTGTGGTCTAGTATCAGCTGAAGACACAAGGTCGTTCGTGTGGATTTTTGAATGCTGGCTTCGGTGCATGTATAACAAACCACCGAAGGAATTGTTACCGACCAATGTAAGGCAATGCTTAATGCAATTGGAGAAGTTTTCCCTACTACCAAACATCGATGGTGTCTATGGCACATAA
- the LOC114180463 gene encoding uncharacterized protein LOC114180463 has translation MDEVQFLGHVISAQGIVVDPTKVEAVVKWENPKSATEIRSFVGLASYYRRFIEGFSKIVTPLTQLTRKDQPFTWTVKCEESFQELKRRLTSAPILIISDVGKPFEDKKAVSYASRQLKVHERNYPTHDLELADIVFALKI, from the exons ATGGATGAAGTGCAATTTTTGGGCCATGTAATATCTGCACAAGGCATTGTAGTGGATCCAACAAAGGTggaggcagtggtaaagtgggagaATCCCAAGTCAGCGACGGAGATAAGGAGCTTCGTGGGTTTAGCTAGCtattataggagattcatagaaggATTCTCCAAAATAGTGACGCCCCTAACACAACTCACTCGGAAGGAtcaacctttcacttggacagTTAAGTGTGAGGAGAGTTTCCAAGAGCTGAAACgaaggttgacgagtgctcccATATTGATTATCTCGGATGTTGGGAAACCTTTTGAG GACAAGAAGGCAGTGTCCTATGCTTCGAGGCAactcaaggtgcatgagagaaactacccTACTCATGACCTGGAGTTAGCAGATAttgtgtttgccttgaagatctag
- the LOC114181546 gene encoding uncharacterized protein LOC114181546 isoform X2: MCCLRLLEYTTRRMVIRVLGYFGFNKPKILFVLIGLPNSYLILLESQYLMKASRYKDFKESLQKVSGGKSTKLARQVVGSLMLKGTTMSLEATYIEWKSLSLLGEDGEPNPNRVCCWEARRA; encoded by the exons ATGTGTTGCTTAAG ATTGCTGGAGTATACCACTAGAAGGATGGTCATAAGGGTGTTGGGGTATTTTGGCTTCAACAAGCCCAAGATTCTATTTGTCTTGATAGGATTGCCCAACAGTTATTTGATTCTGTTGGAAAGTCAATATTTGATGAAAGCTTCAAG gTATAAGGATTTCAAGGAATCCCTTCAGAAGGTATCTGGTGGAAAATCAACTAAGCTAGCCAGGCAAGTTGTAGGCTCCCTCATGCTG AAGGGAACTACTATGAGCCTAGAAGCAACTTACATAGAGTGGAAGAGCTTGAGCTTGCTTGGAGAGGATGGGGAACCAAACCCTAACAGAGTTTGCTGTTGGGAAGCAAGGAGAGCGTGA
- the LOC114181546 gene encoding uncharacterized protein LOC114181546 isoform X1 has translation MCCLRLLEYTTRRMVIRVLGYFGFNKPKILFVLIGLPNSYLILLESQYLMKASRYKDFKESLQKVSGGKSTKLARQVVGSLMLLATPCDKHPSTWENHPQKLVVKDNTLTSLSCELKFNFLSEE, from the exons ATGTGTTGCTTAAG ATTGCTGGAGTATACCACTAGAAGGATGGTCATAAGGGTGTTGGGGTATTTTGGCTTCAACAAGCCCAAGATTCTATTTGTCTTGATAGGATTGCCCAACAGTTATTTGATTCTGTTGGAAAGTCAATATTTGATGAAAGCTTCAAG gTATAAGGATTTCAAGGAATCCCTTCAGAAGGTATCTGGTGGAAAATCAACTAAGCTAGCCAGGCAAGTTGTAGGCTCCCTCATGCTG TTGGCAACACCTTGTGATAAGCACCCAAGCACTTGGGAAAACCATCCTCAAAAGCTAGTTGTTAAGGATAATACACTCACCAGCTTATCATGTGAGctgaaatttaactttttatcagAAGAATGA
- the LOC114181546 gene encoding nuclear pore complex protein NUP85-like isoform X4: protein MLVKPMLQIFVSNKKRHFHVANLRLKPISLFDCASLNHNVQLIAPIYFSLCMKQGMGLLENSLYRQFVQHNNVLLKNIEIFHLYELDGISSNIMKV, encoded by the exons ATGCTTGTAAAACCTATGCTTCAAATCTTCGTCTCGAATAAGAAAAGACATTTTCACGTTGCGAATCTTCGTCTGAAACCAATTTCGCTCTTCGATTGTGCATCTCTCAATCACAACGTTCAATTA ATagctccaatatatttttcattgtgCATGAAGCAAGGAATGGGCTTGTTAGAGAATTCATTGTATAGGCAATTTGTTCAACACAATAATGTGTTGCTTAAG AACATTGAAATATTCCACTTGTATGAGCTTGATGGTATTAGTTCAAACATTATGAAG gTATAA
- the LOC114181546 gene encoding nuclear pore complex protein NUP85-like isoform X3, whose product MLVKPMLQIFVSNKKRHFHVANLRLKPISLFDCASLNHNVQLIAPIYFSLCMKQGMGLLENSLYRQFVQHNNVLLKNIEIFHLYELDGISSNIMKVTYRS is encoded by the exons ATGCTTGTAAAACCTATGCTTCAAATCTTCGTCTCGAATAAGAAAAGACATTTTCACGTTGCGAATCTTCGTCTGAAACCAATTTCGCTCTTCGATTGTGCATCTCTCAATCACAACGTTCAATTA ATagctccaatatatttttcattgtgCATGAAGCAAGGAATGGGCTTGTTAGAGAATTCATTGTATAGGCAATTTGTTCAACACAATAATGTGTTGCTTAAG AACATTGAAATATTCCACTTGTATGAGCTTGATGGTATTAGTTCAAACATTATGAAGGTAACTTACAGATCTTAA